A window of Leptolyngbya sp. CCY15150 genomic DNA:
GGACGCGATCGGCGGTCTTTGCTCCCCTGCCCAACCTGGGCTTAATTGTCCTGGATGAAGAGCATGACGGTAGCTTCAAGCAAGACCAACCTGCGCCCTGCTACCATGCCCGCACCGTTGCCCAATGGCGATCGCACTTGGTGAACTGTCCCCTCGTGTTAGGTTCTGCCACTCCCGCCCTCGATAGTTGGGTGGCGGCTCAGCCTAGCTTATCGGATGCCCTGCCCTCACCCATGCAGTATTTATCCTTACCCGATCGCATTCAGTCGCGCCCCATGCCGCCCATCCAGGTGGTAGACATGCGCCAAGAATTTAGCACTGGCAATCGCTCGATTTTTAGCCGCCCTCTACAGCTAGCCCTCGAAGAATTACAGAGCACCCAGCAGCAGGGACTCTTATTTATCCATCGCCGTGGCCACAGCACCTTCGTTTCCTGTCGCGCCTGCGGCTACGTGATGGAATGCCCCCATTGTGATGTATCCCTGGCCTACCACCACACCCACGCTGATGCCCAAGCTACTCTACGCTGCCACTACTGCGGCTATGGGCGATCGCTGCCGGAGGTCTGTCCATCCTGCACATCGCCCTACTTCAAACAGTTTGGTAGCGGCACCCAGCGGGTCATGCAAGAGCTACACCATCGCTTTCCCAATCTGCGCAGCCTTCGGTTTGACAGCGACACCACCCGCGCTAAAGATGCCCATCGTACCTTATTGACTCAATTTGCCCAAGGTGAAGCAGATGTGTTAGTGGGTACCCAGATGCTCACCAAGGGCATTGATCTACCCCAAGTTACCCTGGTGGGCATCGTGGCAGCCGATGGGGTGCTCAACCTCGCCGACTACCGCGCTAGTGAACGGGCGTTTCAGACCCTCACCCAAGTCGCTGGGCGAGCCGGGCGGGGCGATCAACCTGGTCGGGTCATTCTACAAACCTATAGCCCAGAGCATCCTGTCATCCAAGCCGTCCAGCAACAGCAGTATGCTTCCTTTATCCAAGAAGAACTCGACCAGCGCGCTGCGTTGAACTATCCACCCGTGGGACGGCTGATCTTACTGCGCCTCAGTAGCTTAGATGCTGTCGCCGTGCAGCAAGCCTCCATGGATCTGGCCCAGATCATCCAAGCCCAAACCACCGAGGATTGGCATCTGCTGGGGCCAGCTCCCGCCTCGGTTACCCGAGTGGCCCAGCGCTATCGTTGGCAGATCTTACTCAAAGGATCCAGTCATGCGATCGCCCCTGATTTGCAAGGATTGCGATCGCACCTCTCCCCCGTCGTCAGCCTCACCATTGACGTAGACCCATTGACTATCCTGTAGGTTTCCTGGTTAGTATTCTATCTTTATTGTTAACTCAGGGCTTTATCTGAGCGATCGCTCTCCACCAAAACATCCTGTAACAGAGGCGATAGCTTTTCATTCAGCCGTCCCGAGCGAATTAAGTCAGCATAGGTGTCGGCCTCAATAGCCAATAAATCTTCCCGCAGTTCCTCCAGGGCCAGTTCCTTAAACTCCGGATGTTTGGTTTGTAGGGCTTGAATGTTTTCCTTGAGGGTCGATAATTCTCCTTCCACTAGCGCTGCCTGGTATTGGCAAAACTCTGGATCCAGCTCTTGGCGATCGCCCAACTTAGATAGATAGGTTAACACCCGCGTTAGGGCCATGCGGCGAGCGATCGCTTCCCGATAGGTTTTCCGAAAAGCCTGATCATCCAGCATATTCAAGCCCTTGAGCAACGGTTGGGTCGTCAAGCCCTGTACCAATAGGGTAAATAACATCACGCCGAAGACAGTCGCAATCACCACTTCTCGTTCCGGCAAACTTTCGGGAATACTCAACGCTAGGGCAATGGATACCGATCCCCGCAAACCACCCCACCATAGCACCGTTTGGTCGCGCCAAGATATATTAGACTTAGCTAAGGTGTTGCTCACCAAGCCTAATCCATAGATGCCCACAGCACGGGTGAGCAACAGGGCAGCGATCGCCACCGCAATGGGCAGCCAATTTTCGCCCAGACTGGAAAAACGAACTTGGTCGCCAATCAGCAGGAATATGATTGAGTTGACAAAGAAGGCGATAAAATCCCAGAATTCCGACACAATCAAACGCGTGCGGGGATTCATGCCAATGCGCGATCCAAAATTCCCCAGCACCAGCCCTACGGTGACCACAGAAATGACGCCGGAACCACCTAGGGCTTCGGCGATGGAATAGGTGCCGTAGGCGGCCACTAGCGTCAGCGATTGTTCTACCAAAGGCAGATCAAAACGCTGGGTTAGGTAAGAAATTCCGAAGCCAATCAGGCTGCCGACGCCCACACCCACGCCAAGGAAGGTAAAAAACTGAGCGATCGCCACTGGTATAACAAACTCATCCTGGGTACCGAGGGCCAGTCCTGACAAAAGGGCGAAGGCAACCACCGCTACCCCGTCGTTGAATAAACTTTCCCCTTCCATCAGCACCGTGAGACGTTTACCGACCCCCAACTCTCGAAATAGGGCAACCACCGACACCGGATCGGTTGCCGATAGACTAGCGCCAATTAAAAGAGCGATCGCTAGGGGAATACCGGCAAATTGCGCCAGCCCCAGCCCAATGCCAACGACAGAGATCATCACTCCTACGACAGCATAGAGACAGATCGGCACCAGATCCTTGCGCAGGTACGACCAATTCAAATTCCAGCCAGCTTCAAACAGCAGCGGCGGCAAGAAAATCAGCAGAATGAGTTCCGGCGAAAGGTTGACCAACCGCACATCTACCACTGCTAGCCCTAACCCTACAATCACCAGCAGCAGCGTATAGGGAGTTTGGCGAAACCAGGGCAGCACCCGAGACAGCGTTGCAACACTGAGGGATACGGACAGCACCAGCAAAAACTGTTCGAGGCTTTGGCCAATGGAATCTTCTTCAAGGAGGTTGGCAAGGAGTGGGACTACATCCATGGCGTTTCAGTCTAAAAAAATATGCGTCAGGTAGGCACATCCTACCCTTGCGATCGCCCCATGCGCATCTATCTAAGGGCGATCGCCTTCCCCGCCTTCCCTAATGGGATGGCAAGATGGCCCAAAGGAGAGCGATTGACACCGTCATGGGCAACAAGACTGCCTGGCTCAAGACTCATTCCATAGACGCTGAAGTTGAGCCCGCCAAGCATCCATCACCTGCTGCCGCTGGCTAGCATCTTGGGACAAATCTCCCATCACGCCTTCTTCATAAAAGCGATCGAGGGCTTGGAGGGTGTCCTCTAAGGTCTGCCCCTGCTGCTTTGCTGCCCAGATAATCTGCCGAATTTGGGCATCGGCCCGCTGGCGGAAGCTGCGATCGAGACCCGTTTGCTGAAGCGATACTAAACGAGCGATCGCTGCCTCAAAATCCTCCCGCGTCAAACTTGCCAGGGCATGGTGAAAAACGCCCCACAGCGCGCCTTCGTAGATGGCATAGCGGGCCTCTTGGGTGTCATCAAAGTTGAATTCTAGCAATTGCTCTAGGTAGGGGGCTGCTTCCTGGGCTGGGGCGATGGACACCAAGGCTCGTAGCCAGGTGTGATCCTCTGAAAGCAGCACCAGCAGCCGAGATGCAGGAGCTTCTATCTGCCAAGCTTCGCCATCAATGATCTGCAGGGCTGGGCCAAACTGTTGGGTGAGACTGGTGGTGATGTCGGCGGGTGTCATAGGCATGGAGGTCAAAGAACGTTACATGGCGCTGCTGGTTGGACAGGGTTGGGTGCGGACAATCAGCGATCGCCCCCCTGAAGGCATCAAACCTTGGATGTTGTGATCTTCAGCAACGCCACTTATATTCAGTCTAATCATTAGATGAGGCATAGCTGACCATGGGCTGGCTGATCGTTAAAGCAGAATCTTGGTGTTGTTGAATCGATATATGATTTGCGCTCAGAAAACGTCGTGAGATGCTCACATGATCTTGATGGTGAATGAGTTGTGCGATTTTATAGCTTTATTCAGCAACACCCTTTTATTCATGCGGATGCTCTAGACTGGCGATCCCTCTCTCTCAACGCTTTGCTGTATGGGTAAAATAGATAATATGCTGCGATCGCTACACTTAAGGATCGCGGCTGTAAACTTATTTATTCTCCTGGGGTACTGGAAAACTTGGTGTTATGCAGTCGGGCACCATAACATCAGATGCAATATGGGTAGCATACTTTTGTTGACATAACCTGGAGCGATCGCCCCTAGGTTGCACCGTTTTAACTTGATTTCTGCAGAGGTGATCTTGTTGGAAAGGATCAGGTTTCACTACAATGTCATAATCTTGATCCAACGCATCTCAGATCCAACCCATCTGATCCAGCGCATCCCACCATCCCTGGGCAATTGGCACAGCTTGAGCAAGGAAACACCATGGAACCGCGCCAGATTTCGATTCAACTGGGTAGCCTTGTTCTGCTGTCAGGGCCACCGGGCAGCGGCAAAACCACGGCCTGTCAGTCTCTGCCGCCTTCCTTCGTGGTATCTAGCGATCGCCTCCGAGAAACTTTTTTTGCTACGGCCCCAGCCATGATCGATGGGCAGGTTGGTCGCTGTCCGATGGCCGTTGATGATGCGATGATTTTTGCCGTGATGGAACAGGTGGTGCGATCGCGTCTGATGGCAGGATTAACCACCGTCGTGGATGCAACCCTATCCACTGACCAAGACCGCAAGCCATTTGCGACCATCGCCACCGCGCTCCATATTCCTGTGCAGGTGGTGGTGTTTGACCTGCCGGAGGCGCAGGTGCAGCAGCAAAATGCTCAACGTTCCTATGCTGTGCCCCACGATGTTGTATCGCTGTTTATCAAAAAACTAGATCGCCAGTCCCGTTGGCCGTTTACCCATGTCACCACTGGGTGTCAATTGGTGGTCGAAATTCCCACTATTCCCGAGGACGTAGACCTCGATGTCATCGGCGATGTCCATGGTTTGCTGCCCACGCTGGGCGAGATGCTGCATACCCTCGGCTATGACGCGGCTTTCCAGCATCCCCAAGGACGCAAACTATGTTTCCTGGGTGACCTTGTGGATCGCGGCCCCGATTCCCTGGCTGTCCTCGATCTGGTCATGGCAGCGATCGCCCAAGGCCATTACGCCATTCGCGGCAACCATGATATGAACCTGGCCAAGGGCATTCGTGACAGCTATGTGCGATCGCGTTCTACGCGGGAAACGCTGCACTATGTTCTGCAGCGGGATGCCGCCTACCAGCAGCAGATCCATGACGCCATCACCAGTTGGCCAACCTTCTATCGCTATCGAGACTATGTTTTATGCCACGGCGATATTGAATGGTTTGATCCGCTGCTCCAGCCCGGCCGTGAGCGCGTCTATGGCCGCCGTCGGATGCGGGAAGACCATGACACCGACGGTATTTTTCGGCAAACCACGCCAGATCTCACCCTGGTGCGTGGCCATATTCCCCTCACCTCCCAGGGCGATCGCGTCCATTCCCTAGAAGAGGGAGCTGGCTTTGGCGGGCCGCTGGTGGCCATGCGCCTTCCCGACCAAGACTATGTGCGTATTCCCTGCAGGTTTGACTACGAAAAGCGATCGCCCACCTTCGTCCACCGCATGGAGCATCTGGTCACCCAAAAATGGGTCAAACAGGTCACCCATGGGCAGCTTTCGCTCTACAAATACACCTCAAAAGCCTTTTTCACCCCCAGCGTCTGGAACGAACACCCAGACATTAGGCTGGCCAGGGGGACGGTGGTGGGGCTGCATGGCGAACCGGTGAACCAACCCTTTCCCCGCACCTTTAACTACCTAGAACAGGGCACGACTCTACCGCTGGAGACCAAGGTGGTCGCCGTGGAAAAACTCAATGGCTTCTTGGCGGTCATGGTGCTCCATCCCTACGACCCCCATCAAGTTCTAGTCACCTGTTCTGGCTCCTTTGAGGGTGACTATGTGGAACGGGCCAAGGCGTTGCTCTATCAAAACAACCTCTACGGCCGCGTCTTGGGCTATCTACGCGATCGCCCCCACCTCACCTTGCTCTGGGAAGCCATCCATCCCGAGGATCCCCACATCATTCCCTACAGCGAAGCCGACTACGGTTTGCACCTGATTGGCGTGGGAGAGTTGGGGCAAGGCTTTTGGGACGAAGCGGCCCTCGATGATCTGGCCCAGACCTTAGCGGTACCCCGCCCGCCCTGGTGTTACAGCACCTTCCACGATGTGCTGCAGCAGGTGCGATCGGTGAACCATGAAGGCTTTATGATTCGCCATATCGACGGCCGCTTTGCCCTCAAGCTCAAAAGTCCCTACTACCTGCGCACCAAATTTCTATCGCGCCTGACTGAACGCCGCGCCAAGTTTATGTTTTCCAATCCGATCGCCTTCAAGAAAGACCTCGATGAAGCGCTGTGGCCTCTCGTTGACGCGGTGATTAACGGTGTGGCGGTTGAAGACTGGCTGAGCTGGTCAGATATCCAGCGCCGCGACTACCTGCAAACTTGGATGGATGGATCCTATGGCTAGACGTGCGGCAACTACTTGTTAGCCGCAGTTCTCAGGTTAAACATCCTGTTTGAGCTTGCTGAGACCAGGATTGTAGGATGCCATCCTGTGTTGCTACCTGTCTTGGTTGCTTCTGTGACTCTTCTCCTGCGATAGGCCTTGTCGGTAATGAGTTGCCCAACATTTAGATAGAGGTAATAGCCATAAGATCGATCGGTTTCGGGCTAAGAATGAATTGCTATTCCTAATTCCGATTAAGTCTGATGGTTAACGTCTAGGCGTAGGAGCAACTCTGGAAGCATTCCCTCGCTTAGCCTAGGGACGATACAAGGCTTTACCGTTCGGGCTGAGCCTGTCGAAGCCCATTCCCGTTCAACTGGCGTTCTGTTAAGATTTTATGACTCGCGCCTTGACAGAAATCTGTATAACCGTAAAGATAGATACAGAAACCAAATCGTTCATCTCTCCTGTTCAGCTCATGTAAGTCACGATTTACATCAGCGGCTGGGAGACGGAAGTAAGGAGTCATCCTGAAGGAACGCGCCTCTTAACACTCTACAGACTATTCCTGGAGGCGAAACCATGCAACTCTCATATCGCGGCGTTACCTACGACTACACCCCCCCTCAAGTGAACTACAACAGCAAAGAGGCTGTTGGTAAGTATCGGGGACTTGACATTCGATTCCGGAAAGTATCACAGCCGGTTGTGCAACTTCCCACTCTTGATTTAATCTATCGGGGAGCCCATACGCTCCATCACGCCTAGTGCTGATGGGATAACCTGCTCCTAGTTGAGTGGGTTACATGTGGGTATTCTTGACAATTCGTAAAAGCATCCTTGCATCTCACTAGGATGCTTTTTATTGTGTAAGGAGCAGGGTAGCTTTAGGGCCCTAAGGTTCAAAAATTTGTGTGAGCGATCGCTCACATCTAGACCCTAAGGCTCTGGCTCCATGCCTTAGGGTCTAGCGCTATCCATGTAAACACAACACGTGCCCCCCACGTAGTTTCTGCGGAGATACCATTCCGTGCCCAAATGATTTAAGGTGACCTATGAAGTGGACGGTTGGACAACAAGTAACCTGCAACGGTGTTGATTGGGGGCTGTGCCAAGTTCGCATGAGCAATGAGAACATGGTGGTCATTTACTGCCCTCGCTATGAATTTGTCATGTCTGGCAGCCCGTTTAAGCTCGATCAAGCTGGTTGGCAGGTGGCAGAGGGCGTAGCAGCACCAGAACAGCCTCGCGAGCGGGAGGTATCCCCTCCTCAGCGCGGTGAGAAGGTGGTGAGTTTTGAGCAATGGCGTACTGGGACGCGATCGCCCCAGCCGGTGCCGGTTCCTTAATATGTAGACGCCGGTTTAAAACCAGAACGTGGGTCAGAGGACTAGTCCCCTGACCCACGTTTATGTCTTGCCAGACTCAGCAGTCGTGAAGTCTACCCCCAACAAACGCTCACCCTGGGCAAGTGCGGCCGTAGCTTTTTGATGAAGCAGATAGTTTTAAATCGAGTAGCCGTAACTTAGGGCATATTGGCTCAACAGGGTGGTGTGCAGCTCATGGATGGAATTGCGGAGCTCATCATGGGTCTTGAACTCATCTAGGCGGTAAATGACCTGACCATGGCGGAACACCATGATGGTGGGCAAGCTGGTCAGGCGGTAGGTATTGGCAAGACGTAAATTGTCATCGGCATTGATGCTAACCAGTTTAATGGCGTCTTCTGATTCGACATGGAGACGATTCAACATCGGGCTCACCAATCGACAAAGACCGCACCACGGGGCCCAAAAATTTACTAAGACAGGGGTTGAGGCATCCAGGACTTCCGGAACAAAAGTTTTCTCGTCAACAATTAACGCCATGATCCCTCTAAGTTTTTTATTTAAATTTGCTCTGGGATCATTCTATCGGTTGTTTGCCGCGAATAATACGCTATTCCGTCATGTTCTGATGAATCAATTTGGAAATCTTTCAGAAATTTAGTCCGGCGAAGGCAACGGTTCGGTGATGGATCGGGCGATCGCCACGCAGATTGCCAAGCTAGCATCGGTTTTAATCGCCTCTGCATGGATATGGGTGGCGGTGGCTCGGTAGCCCTGGGCCTGGAGCGCTTGAATGAGGTGCGATCGCTTAGGAATGTCCATCTGCCCTTGTTTGCCCATGTCGCCCAGGCGATAGAAATAGGGCGGCATCGTGGCTTCTGCCGCCATCAGCCGTAGTAAATGAGCGCGATCGCTCCATTGCCACTGGTCGGCAAGGGCGATCAAATCGGTCAAGGTGGCGGGATCATGCAGCGATCCTAGCCAGAGGGGGCCTGTGAGGGTGGGAGGGCGATCGCAGTCCTGGCAGGAAACTCGCCCCAACCGTCGCCAGGATACGGTTTGGTACTCGCCACAGCCATGGCAGTAGCCTAGGAATCCGTAATTCTGATCCGTGAGCATGGGCTTGGGCAACAGCCGCACCATGACTCGATAGGTTTCACCGGTAAACAGGGAAAAGAGGGGACGGATCCCTAAATGGCGAGCGGCGGCCTGCTGCTGGAGGCTGCCAAGTAACAGGCGTAGCCCTTGCTCATGGGCGGCGGGATGGCTGCGAGCGTAGGCGGCATAAAAGCGCAGGCTTTGGGTGGGGAGATGCCCGGTGGCGGTGCGGCCATCGGTGCTGGTGAGATAGATGAGACCGCCGATGGCTGTAGCCCAGAGGCAGGTGCTGAGATGGGGCGTAGCGGCTCCAAACCCGTCTACATCCACCAAGTCGTAGTAGTCCTTCTTGAGATGGCAGGTGAAAAAAACGCGGTTGGCTTCCTCCTGGGTCACCTGTCCCCGTCCGGCTTCGAGCAAGGACTGAAGATTGGCGTTGAGGGTGGGGTGGATATCGGGATTACCATCATTGACCCAGAGCCAGTCTGCGCCGCTCTCTTGCCAATAGCGCAGCGATCGCACCCCGCAGCCGGCCATGGCATCCAACACCCGCAGCCGCCCCGTTTGCTGGCGATGCAGGGCGGCCATGAGCACGCCTAGGTCGCGTACGACCCGAGTTTGGGGACGGAAGAAAGCGTTGCCCACCTGAAAGCAGGCGGCTCCTTCCTTGATGAAGCTAGGTTCTCCGGGGCGATCGCTAGAATTCACGGCGGGAAAAGACTACCGTGGCGATCGCCAGGGTGAGCACGATATACAACAGCCCATAACCAGCGTTGCTCAACAGTTCTAAGGGCTGGGGCAGGAGATCCATGCCGTAGACCGCCACATTTTTGAGATCGAGCCGGGATAGATCAGGCAAGACCAAATATATTGATTCCGTAATCCGCTGAATGTTGGGACTCTCTGACAATTCCGTGAGCAATACCAGATCCCGGCTCAGGTGTCCCATGAGGTAGACTGCCACGGTGAGAAAGACCGCCAGCAGCGAACTGGTGAACACGCCAAATAAAATGGCGATCGCGGTCACCAAACAGAGTTCCAGAAACAAAAACAGCACCGCCAACAGGATGCTGTCGAGGGGAAACGCGATTTGGTTCAGGGAAAGGGTAGCGATGTAGAGCGCTGTCATCACCGTCACCATGACGGCCAAGACGACGGATAAACCCACATGTTTGCCCACGATGAATTCGGCCGGCGTGAGCGGCTTGGCGGTGAGGACGTAGACGGTACGCTTTTCAATTTCCTTGTTGACCAAGCCAGTTCCCACAAACACGGCCACCACCAATCCCGTGACGCCGATCGCCCCTAGCCCTACGTCTAGCAGCATTTTGTCTTCCGTGCTAGCCGCCACTTCTGGCAGCAGTAGATTGGCTAGCAGCAGCAAGATGCCAAAAAATCCCAGCAAGTAGAGAATGCGATCGCGGATCACTTCTCGAAACACATTACTGGCAATCACCAATACCCGTCCAACGTTCACAGTCTTCCTCCTAAGAGAAGCGGTCTGGTTTTCAGTATTCCACCCATTGTTCTCGGAGCGATCGCTTCATCCGAGAAAATTGGGGCAAGATTAGGGACGTTAGGGAGCGTTCCTGTCTAGATAGTCTATGGAACCTATGGGCTCACAGCGAATGACGACCTCTGGGCGATTCTCTGGATCCTCGTCGAGTAAATTGGGCAGTTCTCGGAAAGGGCTGGTGCGATCAGGATCAAGCCGTGCTGCTTCCCCGCGTTCGATCACTTCACAGGTTTGGCTGAGGCGAAAACCGTCTGGGCTGGAACTTGGCCCATACCAGTAAGCATAGAAGGTGATCGCGTAGCCATCGGACGTCGAGGGCAACTGTCGAGGGCGGGTTGTCCCAAAGTCCCAAAGTGCTTCTTCTTTTGATCGGAGGAGAGCATCCTCAGCCGCGTTGGCTTGCCGCACCTGCTGCAAGACCCGATCCCGGAGTTGCTTAAACTCGTCATTGTTGTTCATCAACCAACGAACTGCGTCATTCCATGAACCCGACTCAATCTGCTGGCGCAGGTCATTTTCGGCGGCTTCCAAAAGGCGTACCCCGGTGACTGGACGGCGCGTATCGCCTACGACATCAAAAGACAGCTTGACAACAAAGGCACTGTTTTCAACTGAATCGGCCAAGGTGCTGGGGTAGAACTGCAGCCAGGTTTGCACGACCAAAAAAAAGCCAATCCAGCAGGATATGATGGCATGGGACAGCCCCACAATCACAATCGTCTGGCGATCGCCCACTTTGGGAACCCGTAGCTTGGGCCCTGGAGCTAGATAGAGAGGCACCGTGGCGATCGCTGCGGTGATCATGGGCCAAAGAACTAGGGTGATCTCTAGGCTGATCAGATCCCAGGCATAGATCAATCCCAACACCATGCCTGCTGTTAACCAAGGGCCGGGGTAGATCTTGAAGCCTAGAATCGAGAATTTGATATTGACGGTTGCCCAGCCGATGCCTAAAGAGAGAAATATCCAGCCGATGGTCGCCAAGCCATCTCGCACAATGGGTGTGCTAATGAGTAGGGAAATGAGCCATGAAAAGAGGCTCAGCAAAATTAACATTTGCCAAGAAAATGGATCCGGCGGGCGAACCTGTTTCCGAATCTGCTGAAATAAATCCTTGACCCACGAGAACACAGGCACAGACGTTAGGCGAGACGACTCGCAAACAGACGATGACCGTATGCTATGCGGAGACTTGCATCATCGGCAACGTTCCCAAAACCTGTCTAGAATGAAGAAACGTAACGTTTCGGTTGAGTGAGGTCTATGGACTGGCGAGAAGTATCGGGAAACTGGATAGTCATTCCCCCGCGACCGAAGGCGATCATCCATTTCTTGGGTGGGGCGTTTGTGGCGGCAGCTCCGCAGGTAACCTACCGAATGCTGCTGGAGTCGTTGGCAGAGGCGGGGTATGTGGTTGTGGCGACACCGTTTGTCAACACGTTTGATCATGCCGCGATCGCTCGTCAGGTCATTCTTGCCTTTGATCGCGCCCTTGAGTATCTGCAGGCGCGGGTGCTTCAGCAACGCTACATTCCGATTTATGGGCTGGGTCATAGTATGGGCTGTAAGCTGCACCTGCTGATCGGCAGTCTCTATGATGAGGAGCGGGCCGGTAATATTTTGATGGCCTACAACAACTATCCAGCTCGGCGATCGATTCCTCTTTTGGAACAATTTTCTCAGGTGACCCTCATGGATGTGGAGTTCACGCCATCACCGCAGGCAACGGAAGCTTTGGTGGCTGGAGACTACCACGTGAAGCGCAATCTGCTGGTGAAGTTTACCCAAGATACGATTGACCAAACGCGATCGCTGAGCCAAGTGATGCAGCAATGCTGTCCTGACTTCACCACGGTGCAGATTTTGCCTGGCAATCACCTCACGCCGCTGGGGCAAGATGTGCGCTGGCAGCCTAGCGCAGCGTTTTCACCCTTGGATGCCCTTGGGCAATTGGTGAAGCAAGAGGTCTACCGCGACTTTAATCAACTCAAGCGCAATTTGCTGCTCTGGCTCGATCCGGTCTCTGTGCCACGCGCCTAGGAGCAATCTTCCGGGACGATGCCATGATTGTAGGATGGGCTGGCGATCGCCTCATGCTTGCTTACCAGGAATTTGCAGCGCGTTACGCTTTGATAACGCGCTCTACATTTAGCTCTATATTTAATGGTGCTTCCCATGACGTTGGGGCGTTGCTGAATGAAGATACGACATTAATTTGACGCAACTCAAGGCTTTACCAACAGAGGCCAAGGTCACACTAGTATATCTAAAACTTGAGTGAGCTTTTAAGGCGAACTTATTTAAGACTAAGGCTAGCGATCGAGGGCGATCGCTCCTGCTGATGGCATAGGCCAATTAGGATCATCAATCATCCTCTAGAGGTTGGTCAAAAGGCGATCGCCTTTCGTAAGCTAGAGATACATGTCAATATTTTGGGAGACGCCCATGGATCCTACACAAACCCCCGGATACTACGATAGCGATAAACGCAAGGCCCTGTCGATTCTCAGCCACGGTGCCATTTTCCTCAGCTCCCTATTTTTGTCCGTTGGGTTGCCGATCGCCGTCTTGTTGATCTCCGATGACCCAGTTGTCAAAGACAACGCTAGGGAATCCATCAACTTCCACTTTAATGTGTGGCTATACGAAATCATTTTCGGGATTCTGACCATCGTTTTGATTGGCTATCCACTGCTCGCCATTTTGTTTGTTATTCACTGGGTTATGCCCATCATCGGGATTCTCAAGATCCTGAAGGACAGCGATCAACCCTATCGCTATCCCTTCATTTTCCGTCTATTGGGCTAGATGCTCCAGCCGGCGGCAGTCCCATCAACTGGTCGATGTAGAACTCTCGCTGGGTATCTAGGTCGGGCACTAGTTGATAGGTACCGTTGGCCTGTTCCACTAAAATTCCCGTTTCCACTAAGCGGCTCAGGGCCTGTTTCAATTGTCCATTGGTCAGGTTGAGCCGCTCGTCTTTTTTCGCTTGGCGTACATATTTGAAGATCACCAAAAAGCGTCCAT
This region includes:
- a CDS encoding DUF1350 family protein; protein product: MDWREVSGNWIVIPPRPKAIIHFLGGAFVAAAPQVTYRMLLESLAEAGYVVVATPFVNTFDHAAIARQVILAFDRALEYLQARVLQQRYIPIYGLGHSMGCKLHLLIGSLYDEERAGNILMAYNNYPARRSIPLLEQFSQVTLMDVEFTPSPQATEALVAGDYHVKRNLLVKFTQDTIDQTRSLSQVMQQCCPDFTTVQILPGNHLTPLGQDVRWQPSAAFSPLDALGQLVKQEVYRDFNQLKRNLLLWLDPVSVPRA
- a CDS encoding thioredoxin family protein, whose product is MALIVDEKTFVPEVLDASTPVLVNFWAPWCGLCRLVSPMLNRLHVESEDAIKLVSINADDNLRLANTYRLTSLPTIMVFRHGQVIYRLDEFKTHDELRNSIHELHTTLLSQYALSYGYSI
- a CDS encoding ABC transporter permease: MNVGRVLVIASNVFREVIRDRILYLLGFFGILLLLANLLLPEVAASTEDKMLLDVGLGAIGVTGLVVAVFVGTGLVNKEIEKRTVYVLTAKPLTPAEFIVGKHVGLSVVLAVMVTVMTALYIATLSLNQIAFPLDSILLAVLFLFLELCLVTAIAILFGVFTSSLLAVFLTVAVYLMGHLSRDLVLLTELSESPNIQRITESIYLVLPDLSRLDLKNVAVYGMDLLPQPLELLSNAGYGLLYIVLTLAIATVVFSRREF
- a CDS encoding DUF5357 family protein; the encoded protein is MPVFSWVKDLFQQIRKQVRPPDPFSWQMLILLSLFSWLISLLISTPIVRDGLATIGWIFLSLGIGWATVNIKFSILGFKIYPGPWLTAGMVLGLIYAWDLISLEITLVLWPMITAAIATVPLYLAPGPKLRVPKVGDRQTIVIVGLSHAIISCWIGFFLVVQTWLQFYPSTLADSVENSAFVVKLSFDVVGDTRRPVTGVRLLEAAENDLRQQIESGSWNDAVRWLMNNNDEFKQLRDRVLQQVRQANAAEDALLRSKEEALWDFGTTRPRQLPSTSDGYAITFYAYWYGPSSSPDGFRLSQTCEVIERGEAARLDPDRTSPFRELPNLLDEDPENRPEVVIRCEPIGSIDYLDRNAP
- a CDS encoding tRNA (guanine-N1)-methyltransferase, with product MNSSDRPGEPSFIKEGAACFQVGNAFFRPQTRVVRDLGVLMAALHRQQTGRLRVLDAMAGCGVRSLRYWQESGADWLWVNDGNPDIHPTLNANLQSLLEAGRGQVTQEEANRVFFTCHLKKDYYDLVDVDGFGAATPHLSTCLWATAIGGLIYLTSTDGRTATGHLPTQSLRFYAAYARSHPAAHEQGLRLLLGSLQQQAAARHLGIRPLFSLFTGETYRVMVRLLPKPMLTDQNYGFLGYCHGCGEYQTVSWRRLGRVSCQDCDRPPTLTGPLWLGSLHDPATLTDLIALADQWQWSDRAHLLRLMAAEATMPPYFYRLGDMGKQGQMDIPKRSHLIQALQAQGYRATATHIHAEAIKTDASLAICVAIARSITEPLPSPD
- a CDS encoding DUF4870 domain-containing protein, producing MDPTQTPGYYDSDKRKALSILSHGAIFLSSLFLSVGLPIAVLLISDDPVVKDNARESINFHFNVWLYEIIFGILTIVLIGYPLLAILFVIHWVMPIIGILKILKDSDQPYRYPFIFRLLG